A part of Parvivirga hydrogeniphila genomic DNA contains:
- the rny gene encoding ribonuclease Y, with the protein MVFVYIIVSLVLGVAIGYLAHRYFVSDAIARSRESAERLLEDAKRQAETAKKEMLLEAKDEIFKMKAQAEEESNERRKELAALENRLMKREEALERRAEALDKREHQLSSMQGQVQKMEKDLQEAIAQERERLEALAGMTTEQARQVLLERIRQDVTHDAAMIIREAETRAREEAERKARNIVSIAIQRVAADHTAESTVSVVHIPSDDLKGRLIGREGRNIRAFEQLTGINLIIDDTPEAVILSSFDPVRREIGRVTLEGLIADGRIHPARIEEMFAKATALVEQQVRDAGEAAALEVGIPNLHADLVRTLGRLKFRTSYGQNVLKHSLEVAYLASVIASELGVDPKIAKRAGLLHDIGKAIDHEIEGPHATIGADLARRLGESPEVVHCIEAHHADVEPATVEAVIVQAADAVSASRPGARRETLESYIKRLEKLEKIAESHKGVEKSYAMQAGREIRVMVKPDEISDAESTVLAREIAKQIEEELQYPGQIKVMVIRESRAVEYAK; encoded by the coding sequence CTCCTCGAAGACGCGAAGCGCCAGGCCGAAACGGCCAAGAAGGAGATGCTCCTCGAGGCCAAGGACGAGATCTTCAAGATGAAGGCTCAGGCCGAGGAGGAGAGCAACGAGCGCCGCAAGGAGCTCGCCGCCCTTGAGAACCGCCTGATGAAGCGCGAGGAGGCCCTCGAGCGCCGCGCCGAGGCCCTCGACAAGCGCGAGCACCAGCTCTCCAGCATGCAGGGCCAGGTCCAGAAGATGGAGAAGGACCTCCAGGAAGCCATCGCTCAGGAGCGCGAACGCCTCGAGGCCCTGGCAGGCATGACGACCGAGCAGGCACGCCAAGTGCTCCTGGAGCGCATCCGCCAGGACGTGACGCACGACGCTGCGATGATCATCCGCGAGGCCGAGACCCGGGCCCGCGAGGAAGCCGAGCGCAAGGCGCGCAACATCGTGAGCATCGCGATCCAGCGTGTCGCAGCCGACCACACCGCTGAGTCGACAGTGTCCGTCGTGCACATCCCGTCCGATGACCTGAAGGGCAGGCTCATCGGACGCGAGGGCCGCAACATCCGCGCCTTCGAGCAGCTCACCGGCATCAACCTCATCATCGACGACACGCCCGAAGCCGTCATCCTGTCGTCGTTCGATCCAGTGCGTCGCGAGATCGGTCGCGTGACGCTCGAGGGACTCATCGCCGACGGTCGCATCCATCCCGCACGGATCGAAGAGATGTTCGCCAAGGCGACAGCGCTCGTCGAGCAGCAGGTCCGCGACGCTGGCGAGGCGGCCGCGCTCGAGGTCGGGATCCCGAACCTGCACGCAGACCTCGTGCGCACGCTCGGGCGCCTCAAGTTCCGCACCTCGTACGGCCAGAACGTCCTCAAGCACTCGCTCGAGGTCGCGTACCTCGCAAGCGTCATCGCGAGCGAGCTCGGCGTGGACCCGAAGATCGCCAAGCGAGCCGGCCTCCTGCACGACATCGGCAAGGCGATCGACCACGAGATCGAAGGTCCGCACGCCACGATCGGAGCCGACCTCGCTCGACGCTTGGGCGAGTCTCCGGAAGTGGTCCACTGCATCGAAGCACACCACGCCGACGTGGAGCCGGCCACGGTGGAGGCCGTCATCGTCCAGGCCGCTGACGCTGTCTCGGCGTCACGTCCGGGCGCCCGCCGCGAGACGCTCGAGAGCTACATCAAGCGCCTCGAGAAGCTCGAGAAGATCGCTGAGTCCCATAAGGGCGTGGAGAAGTCGTACGCGATGCAGGCGGGCCGGGAGATCCGCGTCATGGTCAAACCGGACGAGATCTCCGATGCCGAATCCACGGTGCTGGCTCGCGAGATCGCGAAGCAGATCGAAGAAGAGCTGCAGTACCCCGGCCAGATCAAGGTCATGGTCATCCGGGAGAGCCGGGCCGTCGAGTACGCGAAGTAG
- a CDS encoding ATP-binding protein, with protein MSDDAERLIEFVSSVSGDAYLKVEETLGDGFVRLKVSEAERRQAKHDIRSVEDVVVELLRNARDAHAQRIFVATTREGDERRMTVIDDGVGIPEHLHEAVFEPRVTSKLETMVVDRWGVHGRGMALFSVRSNARTARIACSAPHKGCAISVTADLTHLLERADQSSWPDVEPDEAGNLHVVRGPHNIARRVTEFSCEHPEVEVYLGSVVEIVATLASVARSVLEPSDLLFCDDPSAVPIWQRPAVCADAEELAEVCCDIGLEISERSAHRILAGEIDPLPCVLDAVAPRPRTPAQARPDIYRDRRSLKIAAHDLAAFAAELEEAFDVLAERYYLRLKGDPKVKVLGDEIRVRFLIEKDE; from the coding sequence ATGAGCGACGATGCGGAGCGGCTCATAGAGTTCGTTTCGTCAGTCTCTGGAGACGCATACCTCAAAGTCGAGGAGACCTTGGGCGACGGATTCGTCCGGCTCAAGGTCTCCGAGGCTGAGCGGCGGCAGGCCAAGCACGACATCCGCAGCGTCGAAGACGTCGTCGTCGAGCTCCTCCGCAACGCCCGCGACGCGCACGCGCAGCGCATCTTCGTCGCCACGACCCGCGAGGGGGACGAGCGACGCATGACGGTCATCGACGACGGCGTCGGCATCCCGGAGCATCTGCACGAGGCCGTCTTCGAGCCGCGCGTCACGAGCAAGCTCGAGACCATGGTCGTCGACCGCTGGGGGGTCCACGGCAGGGGCATGGCGCTGTTCTCGGTCCGCTCCAACGCACGCACCGCGCGCATCGCGTGCTCGGCGCCGCACAAAGGGTGCGCGATATCGGTCACAGCCGACCTGACGCATCTGCTCGAGCGCGCTGATCAGTCCTCGTGGCCCGACGTCGAGCCTGACGAGGCTGGCAACCTGCACGTCGTCCGCGGCCCGCACAACATCGCTCGCCGCGTCACCGAGTTCTCGTGCGAGCACCCCGAGGTCGAGGTCTACCTGGGCTCGGTCGTCGAGATCGTCGCTACGCTCGCTTCTGTCGCGCGATCCGTGCTCGAGCCAAGCGACCTGCTGTTCTGCGATGATCCTTCCGCCGTCCCCATCTGGCAGCGTCCCGCCGTGTGCGCGGACGCCGAAGAGCTCGCCGAGGTGTGCTGCGACATCGGGCTGGAGATCTCCGAGCGCTCCGCGCACCGCATCCTTGCTGGCGAGATCGACCCGCTGCCGTGCGTCTTGGACGCCGTCGCGCCACGGCCCCGAACGCCTGCGCAGGCGCGCCCTGACATCTACCGCGACCGCCGCTCTCTCAAGATCGCAGCGCACGACCTAGCGGCGTTCGCCGCCGAACTGGAGGAAGCCTTCGACGTCCTCGCGGAGCGGTACTACCTTCGCCTCAAAGGTGACCCGAAGGTGAAGGTCTTGGGCGACGAGATCCGGGTCCGCTTCCTCATCGAGAAGGACGAATAG
- a CDS encoding stage V sporulation protein S — translation MEVLKVSSKSSPNSVAGALAGVIREHGAVEIQTVGAGALNQAIKAVAIARGFVAPMGQDLVCTPAFADIEINGEERTAIRLLVEPRAARHG, via the coding sequence GTGGAAGTCCTCAAGGTCTCCAGCAAGTCCAGCCCCAATTCCGTCGCAGGCGCGCTTGCGGGCGTCATCCGCGAACACGGAGCTGTCGAGATCCAAACCGTCGGTGCTGGCGCGCTGAACCAGGCGATCAAGGCCGTAGCCATCGCCCGAGGGTTCGTCGCTCCAATGGGCCAGGACCTCGTGTGCACGCCGGCGTTCGCCGACATCGAGATCAACGGCGAGGAGCGCACTGCGATCCGCCTCCTCGTCGAGCCGCGCGCAGCGCGTCACGGCTAG
- a CDS encoding PHP domain-containing protein, with protein sequence MAVDLHIHSIASDGAYDAATLVQMGAYAGLVAMAIADHDSVGSVAAARAEAKRRGGLRVLPAVELSARADDGRSVHVLGYCIDPHSGSLQRFLSDQRAERVRRAERMVASLASAGFPISMDAVLAHANGGSVGRTHVALALVDNGAVPSVGAAFTELIGRGRPHYVPKDVPDAAAVIDLVHEAGGLAVIAHPAVSGVLDLIDTLIAAGLDGIEAYHAQHTHEQRLALARLAMDRGLVATGGSDFHGHPGDTARLGAGDAPDTVIAEIVARAESRACHDQGV encoded by the coding sequence ATGGCGGTCGACCTGCACATACACAGCATCGCCTCCGACGGAGCATACGACGCCGCAACGCTCGTCCAGATGGGGGCATACGCCGGGCTTGTCGCGATGGCGATCGCCGACCACGACAGCGTCGGTTCGGTTGCTGCGGCGCGCGCAGAAGCGAAGCGGCGAGGCGGTCTGCGCGTCCTCCCAGCAGTGGAGCTCTCCGCGCGCGCGGACGACGGCCGTTCGGTGCACGTGCTCGGGTACTGCATCGACCCGCACTCGGGCTCGCTCCAGCGGTTCTTGTCGGACCAGCGCGCGGAGCGCGTGCGGCGAGCGGAACGCATGGTCGCCTCGCTCGCATCGGCGGGCTTTCCAATCTCGATGGACGCCGTGCTCGCGCACGCGAACGGAGGGTCCGTGGGGCGCACCCACGTGGCGCTCGCGCTGGTCGACAACGGCGCTGTCCCGTCCGTAGGCGCTGCCTTCACCGAGCTCATCGGGCGCGGGCGGCCGCACTACGTGCCGAAAGACGTCCCCGATGCCGCCGCCGTCATCGACCTCGTGCACGAAGCGGGAGGCCTCGCAGTCATCGCGCACCCTGCGGTGAGCGGCGTGCTCGACCTCATCGACACCCTCATCGCCGCCGGCCTCGACGGCATCGAAGCATACCACGCGCAGCACACCCATGAGCAGCGCCTCGCGCTCGCTCGGCTCGCGATGGACCGCGGCCTCGTCGCGACGGGCGGCTCGGACTTCCACGGCCACCCCGGTGACACGGCGCGCCTCGGCGCAGGAGACGCCCCCGACACCGTCATCGCCGAGATCGTGGCGCGAGCCGAGTCACGAGCCTGCCACGACCAGGGAGTGTGA
- the miaB gene encoding tRNA (N6-isopentenyl adenosine(37)-C2)-methylthiotransferase MiaB codes for MQTYHIVTFGCQMNKHDSEHIAGLLESELGLEPVDDLRRADVIVFNTCAVREGAEERLRGQVATLKPLKAANPDLVIAVGGCVAQHEKERLFALLPHVDVVFGTHNVAEIADLVRRAADSRGRVAAVPDSQRRDLEATPSIRETRWHAWLPIAVGCDNFCSYCIVPHTRGRERSRPFEDVVAEAERLVNDGVVEITLLGQNVNSYGRDLYGTPRFAEVLRAVARTGVARVRFVTSHPKDLSDETLAAIAEEPAVCEYLHLPAQSGSTRVLTAMNRRYTKEQYLEAVERAYAAVPGLALSGDIIVGFPGETDEDFEDTLDLVRRCRYDQLFTFLYSPRPGTRAATMGDEVPRDVAQERFDRLVKIVQRTALEKNLALVGSTVEVLVEGSSKRDAAMLAGRTRTNKLVHAPVPDDADPDRLVGTLVPVEVTEAHAWHLVGRVAGYQHR; via the coding sequence GTGCAGACCTACCACATCGTGACGTTCGGCTGCCAGATGAACAAGCACGACTCTGAGCACATCGCCGGGCTGCTCGAGTCCGAGCTCGGCCTCGAACCCGTCGACGACCTGCGCCGCGCTGACGTCATCGTCTTCAACACCTGCGCCGTCCGCGAGGGCGCCGAGGAGCGCCTCCGCGGCCAGGTCGCGACCCTCAAACCGCTCAAGGCCGCGAACCCGGACCTCGTCATCGCCGTCGGCGGCTGCGTTGCGCAGCACGAGAAGGAGCGCCTCTTCGCGCTCCTCCCGCACGTCGACGTCGTCTTCGGCACCCACAATGTCGCGGAGATCGCGGACCTTGTCCGGCGCGCGGCGGACTCGCGCGGGCGCGTGGCGGCCGTGCCGGACTCGCAGAGGCGCGACCTCGAGGCAACGCCGTCGATCCGTGAGACCCGCTGGCACGCGTGGCTTCCCATCGCAGTCGGATGCGACAACTTCTGTTCGTACTGCATCGTGCCGCACACGAGAGGACGTGAGCGCTCCCGGCCGTTCGAGGACGTCGTGGCCGAAGCGGAGCGCCTCGTGAACGATGGGGTCGTCGAGATCACGCTCCTCGGTCAGAACGTGAACTCGTACGGTCGCGACCTCTACGGCACGCCGCGCTTCGCGGAGGTCCTGCGGGCCGTGGCGCGCACCGGCGTCGCGCGCGTCCGCTTCGTCACGAGCCACCCGAAAGACCTCTCGGACGAGACCCTCGCCGCCATCGCTGAAGAGCCTGCCGTGTGCGAGTACCTGCACCTGCCTGCGCAGAGCGGCTCGACGCGCGTCCTGACGGCGATGAATCGCCGCTACACGAAAGAGCAGTACCTTGAAGCCGTGGAGCGGGCGTACGCCGCGGTACCGGGACTCGCGCTCTCAGGCGACATCATCGTCGGGTTCCCGGGCGAAACCGACGAGGACTTCGAAGACACGCTCGACCTCGTCCGCCGCTGCCGCTACGACCAGCTCTTCACCTTCCTGTACTCGCCACGCCCCGGCACACGAGCAGCCACGATGGGAGACGAAGTCCCGCGCGATGTCGCCCAGGAGCGCTTCGACCGGCTCGTGAAGATCGTGCAGCGTACGGCGCTCGAGAAGAACCTCGCCCTCGTCGGCTCCACGGTGGAGGTCCTCGTCGAAGGCTCTTCGAAGCGCGACGCTGCGATGCTCGCTGGGCGCACGCGCACCAACAAGCTCGTCCACGCGCCTGTGCCCGACGACGCAGACCCGGACCGTCTCGTCGGCACGCTCGTCCCCGTGGAGGTCACCGAAGCGCACGCCTGGCACCTCGTCGGCCGGGTCGCTGGGTATCAACACCGCTAG
- the amrA gene encoding AmmeMemoRadiSam system protein A, translated as MSRRFFGVIAPHPPIMVPEVGGADARVTEASAAAMRETAQMLRRFDPDVLVVMSPHAPAVSDAFVVETSPRVAGSLAQFRAPEVRIAARTDEALASAILEDASDAGIPVIDRAGYPALHPGVLDHGYLVPMSFLDPDGRCPVVVLSLSWLPLAEHRRFGNVIAEAAERLGRRAAFVASGDCSHRLTPSAPAGYSPRGAVFDAMLVDALKHGRLDDLANTDLAFAEEAGECGLRSFVTLSGFVPNAATRVLAYEGPWGVGYLTAVAGDAALLDELATPEAGVRGGMPGDEESPPVALARRAIESYVRTRRVIDPGPAEGLLAKPAGAFVSLHRGHELRGCIGTIAPTAPTLAQEIVHNAIQAATADPRFPPLSPEELDDLEISVDVLHEPEPCSFADLDPKRYGVIVSADWRRGLLLPDLEGVDTPEQQVAIAMRKAGIAPGEHVRLERFQVDRYR; from the coding sequence ATGTCACGCAGGTTCTTCGGCGTCATCGCGCCGCATCCGCCGATCATGGTGCCCGAGGTCGGCGGAGCGGACGCGCGCGTCACCGAGGCCTCTGCTGCAGCGATGCGTGAAACCGCGCAGATGCTTCGGCGTTTCGACCCCGACGTGCTGGTGGTGATGTCCCCGCACGCTCCTGCGGTCTCCGACGCGTTCGTCGTGGAGACGTCCCCGCGCGTTGCGGGCTCGCTTGCGCAGTTCCGCGCACCGGAGGTCCGTATCGCCGCCCGTACCGACGAAGCGCTCGCGAGCGCCATCCTCGAAGACGCGTCAGACGCAGGCATCCCCGTGATCGACCGCGCAGGGTATCCGGCGCTGCATCCCGGCGTCCTCGACCACGGATACCTTGTGCCGATGAGTTTCCTCGATCCTGACGGCCGCTGTCCCGTGGTCGTGCTCTCGTTGTCGTGGCTTCCGCTTGCCGAGCACCGCCGGTTCGGGAACGTCATCGCTGAAGCGGCCGAACGCCTCGGTCGCCGGGCGGCCTTCGTCGCGAGCGGCGATTGCAGCCATCGCCTGACACCGAGCGCGCCTGCCGGATACTCTCCCCGCGGCGCGGTGTTCGACGCGATGCTCGTCGATGCTCTCAAACACGGCCGCCTGGACGACCTCGCCAACACCGACCTCGCCTTTGCGGAGGAAGCAGGAGAGTGCGGGCTTCGCTCGTTCGTCACGCTCTCCGGCTTCGTGCCGAACGCGGCCACGCGCGTCCTCGCGTACGAGGGCCCGTGGGGCGTCGGCTACCTCACCGCGGTGGCGGGAGACGCCGCGCTCCTCGACGAGCTCGCCACGCCCGAGGCCGGCGTCCGCGGCGGGATGCCTGGCGACGAGGAGTCCCCGCCGGTGGCGCTCGCGCGTCGCGCCATCGAGTCGTACGTGCGCACGAGGCGCGTCATCGACCCGGGGCCAGCAGAGGGGCTCCTCGCGAAGCCTGCCGGGGCGTTCGTGAGCCTCCACCGCGGCCACGAGCTTCGCGGGTGCATCGGCACCATCGCCCCCACGGCGCCGACGCTCGCGCAAGAGATCGTCCACAACGCCATCCAGGCCGCGACTGCTGATCCTCGCTTCCCGCCGCTTTCGCCTGAGGAGCTCGACGACCTGGAGATCTCCGTAGACGTTCTGCACGAGCCAGAGCCGTGCTCGTTTGCGGACCTCGACCCGAAGCGCTACGGAGTCATCGTGAGCGCCGACTGGCGTCGCGGGCTCCTCCTCCCGGACCTCGAGGGCGTCGACACGCCCGAGCAGCAGGTCGCGATCGCCATGCGCAAAGCCGGCATCGCGCCAGGCGAGCACGTCCGTCTCGAACGCTTCCAGGTGGACCGGTACCGGTGA
- the miaA gene encoding tRNA (adenosine(37)-N6)-dimethylallyltransferase MiaA has protein sequence MAGTAGRQRIQRVIAVVGPTGVGKSALAESLAERIGGEVVSADSMQVYRGMDIGTAKVPPAERRVPYHCIDLADPGTPFSAAMYQQYARRAIDDIVARGRVPVLCGGTGLYVRAALDDMRFPSGEIASPVREEIEALAERLGAEGLHAHLARIDPASAALIHPNNVRRTVRALEMAAHGVSYAEQASRFSVRTSVYPTVLIGLVMRRDLLYAAIDARVDAMLEAGLLDEVRALLVRGYREALTARQAIGYKELVPVIEKGAPLDQAVAAIRQATRRYAKRQLTWFRADPRIRWIDVTGRSPEDVRADALRLVESADTHDTDAEEERCGSNS, from the coding sequence ATGGCAGGGACTGCGGGGCGCCAGCGCATCCAACGCGTCATAGCGGTGGTCGGTCCGACCGGCGTCGGCAAGTCAGCGCTCGCCGAGTCTCTCGCTGAGCGCATCGGCGGCGAGGTCGTGAGCGCCGACTCGATGCAGGTCTATCGCGGGATGGACATCGGCACCGCGAAAGTGCCTCCGGCGGAGCGGCGCGTGCCGTACCACTGCATCGACCTCGCCGATCCCGGGACGCCGTTTTCCGCCGCGATGTACCAGCAGTACGCCCGGCGAGCCATCGACGACATCGTGGCCCGCGGCCGGGTCCCCGTGCTGTGCGGCGGGACGGGCCTGTACGTCCGCGCTGCGCTCGACGACATGCGCTTCCCGTCCGGCGAGATCGCCTCGCCTGTGCGGGAAGAGATCGAGGCGCTCGCCGAACGCCTCGGCGCAGAAGGGCTGCACGCACACCTCGCACGCATCGACCCGGCCTCAGCCGCGCTCATCCACCCCAACAACGTCCGCCGGACGGTCCGCGCGCTCGAGATGGCCGCGCACGGGGTCTCATACGCGGAACAGGCGTCGCGGTTCTCCGTGCGGACGAGCGTCTACCCGACGGTGCTCATCGGCCTCGTGATGCGACGCGATCTCCTGTACGCCGCGATCGACGCGCGCGTTGACGCGATGCTCGAAGCGGGGCTCCTCGACGAGGTCCGGGCGCTGCTCGTGCGCGGCTACCGTGAAGCGCTCACCGCACGGCAGGCCATCGGCTACAAAGAGCTCGTGCCGGTGATCGAAAAGGGCGCTCCGCTCGACCAGGCCGTAGCGGCCATCAGGCAGGCCACCCGTCGCTACGCGAAACGCCAGCTCACCTGGTTCCGCGCTGACCCCCGCATCCGCTGGATCGACGTCACCGGACGGTCGCCCGAAGACGTGCGTGCCGACGCGCTTCGGCTGGTAGAATCAGCGGACACGCACGACACCGACGCCGAGGAGGAACGATGCGGCTCGAATTCGTGA
- the dapF gene encoding diaminopimelate epimerase: MRLEFVKMHGIGNDFVVIDDLDEGLDLDPTAVEWICDRHFGVGADGLIVVRRAMRADADLYMHFFNADGSLAEMCGNGIRCLVKHAVDTGIVPADATRVAVETLAGVKHVTFERDGAGRMTVATVDMGVPALAPEDVPVDLPGDMVYDCPLETPQGTVRITAVGMGNPHAVIWVDDVDSAPVDTVGPAVETHPAFPKRTNVEFAELVDDSRIRLRVWERGVGETLACGTGACATVVAAVLSCRTGRSATVELPGGELVVRWHEDDRVYMTGPATTVFSGAIDIAEE, encoded by the coding sequence ATGCGGCTCGAATTCGTGAAGATGCACGGTATCGGCAACGACTTCGTCGTGATCGACGATCTCGACGAGGGCCTGGACCTCGACCCGACCGCGGTGGAATGGATCTGCGACCGGCACTTCGGCGTCGGCGCAGACGGCCTCATCGTCGTGCGCCGCGCGATGCGCGCTGACGCAGACCTGTACATGCATTTCTTCAACGCCGACGGCTCGCTCGCCGAGATGTGCGGCAACGGCATCCGATGCCTGGTGAAACACGCCGTCGACACGGGCATCGTGCCCGCGGACGCGACACGCGTCGCCGTGGAGACGCTCGCGGGCGTGAAGCACGTCACCTTCGAACGGGACGGTGCCGGCCGCATGACGGTCGCCACGGTCGACATGGGGGTCCCTGCGCTGGCGCCTGAAGACGTGCCGGTGGACCTGCCTGGGGACATGGTATACGACTGCCCGCTCGAGACGCCGCAGGGGACGGTCCGCATCACCGCCGTCGGGATGGGCAATCCGCACGCCGTGATCTGGGTCGACGACGTAGACTCGGCGCCGGTCGACACCGTCGGCCCGGCCGTGGAGACGCACCCCGCGTTCCCGAAGCGCACGAACGTCGAGTTCGCCGAGCTGGTGGACGACTCGCGCATCCGCCTGCGCGTCTGGGAGCGGGGGGTCGGCGAGACGCTCGCGTGCGGCACGGGCGCGTGCGCGACGGTCGTGGCAGCGGTGCTGTCGTGCCGCACCGGCCGCTCCGCCACCGTCGAGCTGCCCGGCGGCGAGCTCGTCGTCCGCTGGCACGAGGACGACCGTGTGTATATGACCGGCCCAGCGACCACCGTCTTTTCTGGCGCGATCGACATAGCCGAAGAGTGA
- a CDS encoding LL-diaminopimelate aminotransferase: protein MRTASRIANLPPYLFAEIDRKKEAKQAQGIDVISLGIGDPDTPTPDHIVDAMARAIRDPKNHQYPSYFGAKRYREAAAEWMRRRFGVDVDPATEVLALIGSKEGIAHVFLAFVDPGDYTLVPGAGYPVYHTGGILSGGQSWFMPMTEENGFLADFESTPPEVLAKAKMMFLSYPNNPTSAIATEEYFDRAIAFAREHDLLLIHDNAYSEIGFDGYRAPSILERPGAKDVAIELFSLSKAYNMTGWRVAFAAGNAQAIKALGTVKSNIDSGVFTAIQDAAIEALLGPQDSIQELCALYQRRRDLVIDTLHRIGLHAQTPKATIYVWARVPEGYTSATFAEKVLDEANVIVAPGNAYGPSGEGYVRISLTTPDDRLEEALERIKNTL, encoded by the coding sequence GTGAGAACCGCTTCCCGTATCGCGAACCTCCCGCCGTACCTGTTCGCCGAGATCGACCGCAAGAAGGAGGCGAAGCAGGCGCAGGGCATCGACGTCATCTCGCTCGGCATCGGCGACCCCGACACGCCGACGCCGGACCACATCGTGGACGCTATGGCACGCGCCATCCGCGACCCGAAGAACCACCAGTACCCTTCGTACTTCGGTGCCAAGCGCTACCGCGAGGCGGCAGCCGAGTGGATGCGACGCCGCTTCGGCGTCGACGTGGACCCGGCCACCGAAGTCCTCGCACTCATCGGCAGCAAGGAAGGTATCGCGCACGTCTTCCTTGCGTTCGTCGACCCGGGCGACTACACGCTCGTGCCGGGCGCTGGATACCCCGTGTACCACACCGGCGGCATCCTCTCGGGCGGGCAGAGCTGGTTCATGCCGATGACCGAAGAGAACGGATTCCTCGCTGATTTCGAGAGCACGCCGCCTGAGGTGCTCGCGAAGGCGAAGATGATGTTCCTGAGCTACCCGAACAACCCCACTTCAGCCATCGCGACCGAGGAGTACTTCGATCGCGCTATCGCGTTCGCGCGCGAGCACGACCTGCTCCTCATCCACGACAACGCGTACTCCGAGATCGGGTTCGACGGGTATCGCGCACCGAGCATCCTGGAACGGCCCGGAGCGAAGGACGTCGCCATCGAGCTGTTCAGCCTGTCGAAGGCGTACAACATGACCGGCTGGCGTGTGGCGTTCGCCGCCGGCAACGCTCAGGCGATCAAGGCGCTCGGCACCGTGAAGAGCAACATCGATTCCGGTGTGTTCACCGCGATCCAAGACGCCGCGATCGAGGCGCTGCTCGGGCCGCAGGACTCGATCCAGGAGCTCTGCGCGCTGTATCAGCGTCGCCGAGACCTCGTCATCGACACCCTGCATCGCATCGGGCTTCACGCGCAGACCCCGAAGGCCACCATCTACGTGTGGGCGCGGGTGCCCGAGGGGTACACCTCCGCCACATTCGCCGAGAAGGTGCTCGACGAGGCGAACGTGATCGTGGCACCCGGCAACGCGTACGGACCGAGCGGCGAGGGGTACGTCCGTATCAGCCTCACCACTCCTGACGACCGGCTCGAGGAGGCCCTCGAGCGCATCAAGAACACCCTCTGA
- the hflX gene encoding GTPase HflX yields MPERATGYEPATDERRERAVLVGVERVGDARPYAWDIEEDLAELARLADTAGLEVVGTVTQRLARPEAKTFIGTGKAEEVARLAKERNAGVVVLDEELTPSQQANLERLLPDVRVIDRTALILDIFAQHAVSYEGKLQVELARLEYQLPRLKGMWEHLERERLGGGRGARFGAGESQLETDRRLTRKRIAELKREIASIARHRETQRRARVGSGVFRIALVGYTNAGKSTVLNALTDAGVLVEDKLFATLDATTRRLELPMGREATITDTVGFINKLPHGLVESFRSTLLEAREADLQLHIVDASSPHAAARVTAVNEVLTEIGANERRQVLVFNKCDLLSAESRARLAAAWPNAVFIAAATGEGIDRLVERLAQEAARLDEPIKVTLPFSRGDLVSAVHERGTVVSEEHTPDGTVIIARVPHDLAARLEPFRRSEAEQG; encoded by the coding sequence ATGCCCGAACGGGCCACTGGATACGAACCTGCCACGGACGAACGCCGGGAGCGCGCCGTCTTGGTCGGCGTCGAACGGGTCGGAGACGCGCGTCCGTACGCGTGGGACATCGAAGAGGACCTCGCCGAGCTTGCGCGCCTCGCAGATACAGCAGGGCTCGAGGTGGTCGGCACGGTGACGCAGCGTCTCGCGCGTCCGGAAGCGAAGACCTTCATCGGCACAGGCAAGGCCGAAGAGGTCGCGCGGTTGGCGAAGGAGCGTAACGCTGGCGTCGTCGTGCTCGACGAAGAGCTCACGCCGAGCCAGCAGGCGAACCTCGAGCGGCTGCTTCCCGACGTTCGCGTCATCGACCGCACCGCGCTCATCCTCGACATCTTCGCCCAGCACGCCGTCAGCTACGAGGGCAAGCTGCAGGTGGAGCTCGCGCGTCTTGAATACCAGCTGCCGCGATTGAAGGGCATGTGGGAGCACCTCGAGCGCGAGCGCCTTGGCGGCGGCAGAGGCGCGCGCTTCGGTGCAGGCGAGTCGCAGCTCGAGACGGACCGGCGGCTCACCCGCAAGCGCATCGCCGAACTCAAGCGCGAGATCGCCTCCATCGCTCGCCACCGCGAGACGCAGCGGCGCGCTCGCGTGGGATCCGGCGTGTTCCGCATCGCGCTCGTCGGCTACACCAACGCGGGAAAGTCGACGGTCTTGAATGCGCTCACGGACGCTGGCGTGTTGGTGGAGGACAAGCTCTTCGCGACGCTCGACGCCACCACGCGCCGGCTCGAGCTCCCGATGGGCAGGGAGGCCACGATCACCGACACCGTCGGTTTCATCAACAAGCTGCCGCACGGCCTCGTGGAATCGTTCCGATCGACGCTGCTAGAGGCCAGGGAGGCCGATCTGCAGCTGCACATCGTGGACGCGTCCTCGCCGCACGCTGCTGCGCGTGTCACGGCCGTCAACGAGGTGCTCACGGAGATCGGCGCGAACGAGCGGCGGCAGGTGCTCGTCTTCAACAAGTGCGACCTGCTCTCAGCCGAAAGCCGCGCACGGCTCGCTGCAGCGTGGCCGAACGCGGTGTTCATCGCGGCGGCCACGGGGGAGGGGATCGACCGCCTCGTGGAGCGCCTTGCGCAGGAGGCCGCGCGGCTCGATGAGCCGATCAAGGTCACGCTGCCGTTCTCGCGCGGCGACCTCGTCTCGGCGGTGCACGAGCGCGGCACGGTGGTGTCCGAGGAGCACACGCCTGATGGCACCGTCATCATCGCGCGCGTTCCGCACGACCTTGCGGCCCGTCTCGAGCCGTTCCGTCGCAGTGAGGCGGAGCAGGGCTAG